A genomic stretch from Lathyrus oleraceus cultivar Zhongwan6 chromosome 2, CAAS_Psat_ZW6_1.0, whole genome shotgun sequence includes:
- the LOC127117568 gene encoding red chlorophyll catabolite reductase, chloroplastic — protein MMMFCGNSLHAPLSIFSSPRLQLSSSSSSRFSISCSQMDTHNNHKFLELPFVSAPHKNLMLDLVSTLEDRLQSHLLPCSLPCDVQYYKTNTGTSEISLHITPGNTHSPIDFVLGSWVHSKLPTGGSLDITSISGYLKTSNDAPNFMFELIRSSPTMLIFVLDLPPRKDLALSPDYLKTFYEDTELDKHRQALEKVHEVQPYFSSSFFIRAITSPTAICVRVQTENDGGERIDEILRNHIGPISKQVLGIWLDHCACAEREVGEEEKAYLKKRDGFIRNKTVEVDLGTSFPRLFGPEGADKLLDAIKKYFTV, from the exons ATGATGATGTTCTGTGGCAATTCCCTACACGCACCACTTTCCATCTTTTCTTCTCCAAGACTTCaactttcttcttcttcctcttctcGTTTTTCCATCTCTTGCTCTCAGATGGATACCCACAATAACCACAAGTTCTTGGAACTTCCATTCGTTTCAGCACCACACAAGAATCTCATGCTTGATCTTGTTTCAACACTTGAAGATCGTCTTCAATCTCATCTTCTTCCTTGTTCACTTCCCTGTGATGTTCAATACTACAAAACCAACACTGGTACTTCTGAAATTTCATTGCATATTACACCAGGCAACACTCACTCCCCT ATAGATTTTGTACTCGGAAGCTGGGTGCATTCTAAGCTACCAACAGGAGGATCATTAGATATAACATCTATTTCAGGTTATCTCAAAACATCAAATGAtgcaccaaatttcatgttcGAGCTGATCCGAAGCAGTCCAACAATGCTAATTTTTGTTCTCGATTTACCACCTCGAAAGGACCTTGCTCTTTCGCCAGATTACCTTAAAACGTTCTACGAGGACACTGAACTTGATAAACATAGACAGGCTTTGGAAAAAGTTCATGAGGTTCAACCTTATTTCtcttcttcatttttcatccgGGCAATCACATCTCCTACCGCAATATGTGTTCGCGTTCAGACAGAAAATGATGGAGGAGAGCGGATAGACGAGATCCTTAGGAATCATATCGGCCCGATTTCGAAGCAAGTGTTGGGGATTTGGTTGGATCATTGCGCTTGTGCTGAGAGAGAAGTTGGAGAGGAGGAAAAAGCTTATCTGAAAAAAAGAGATGGTTTTATTAGAAACAAGACCGTTGAGGTTGATCTTGGTACAAGTTTTCCAAGGTTGTTTGGTCCAGAAGGAGCTGATAAGTTACTAGATGCCATCAAGAAGTATTTTACTGTCTAA
- the LOC127117569 gene encoding uncharacterized protein LOC127117569 — MMGINRDRDETLTFTIPSSSSHSSPITVSDTLDSYLVDPRSASGSFQNEGLLSGGDVADAEFGFSRPDFRQSSLVGTVELYERHVFLCYKNPRFWPPRIEAAEFDRLPRLLYAAVKARKSHMKKETRLTICEGHDGTETSNGDVLIFPDMIRYRRLTHFDVETFVEEVLVKDGEWLPGTPETLKGSYVFVCSHGSRDRRCGVCGPVLISRFREEIELHGLQGKVFVSPCSHVGGHKYAGNVIIFGSNMNGEVTGHWYGYVAPEDVPLLLQQHIMKGEIIDSLWRGQMGLSEDEQITKQEQRLLLNGIGKLEESSTPNGSRDNFASCCQSNGVSCCQENGDFSFCQSQVSVDNKTIPDVIETEINLSPDNNKSNGTAISRINSGKGTSRRFHTMTAWLDGWEQEDTYAALAVVCAAASVAIAYNCYKQLT, encoded by the exons ATGATGGGTATCAATAGAGACAGAGATGAAACCCTCACATTCACAATCCCTTCATCTTCTTCTCATTCTTCTCCTATCACTGTTTCCGACACACTCGACAGTTACCTAGTCGACCCAAGAAGTGCTTCTGGAAGTTTCCAGAACGAGGGTCTTCTTTCCGGCGGAGATGTAGCCGATGCTGAGTTCGGTTTCTCAAGACCCGATTTCCGACAGAGTTCACTTGTTGGTACTGTTGAGTTGTACGAACGACATGTGTTTCTTTGTTATAAGAATCCGAGGTTTTGGCCTCCCAGGATTGAAGCTGCTGAGTTTGATCGGTTGCCTAGGTTGCTTTATGCAGCTGTTAAAGCGAGGAAGAGTCATATGAAGAAGGAG ACCCGGTTGACGATATGTGAGGGTCACGATGGGACGGAAACATCTAACGGGGATGTGTTAATTTTTCCTGACATGATCAGATACAG GAGATTGACACATTTTGATGTTGAAACTTTTGTTGAAGAAGTTCTTGTGAAGGATGGAGAGTGGCTACCAGGAACACCTGAAACGTTGAAAGGTTCGTATGTTTTTGTGTGTTCACATGGATCGCGTGATCGCAGATGTGGAGTTTGTGGACCGGTTTTGATAAGTCGGTTTAGGGAAGAGATAGAGTTACACGGTCTACAAGGTAAAGTATTTGTTAGCCCGTGCTCGCACGTTGGAGGACATAAGTATGCAGGAAATGTCATTATATTTGGATCAAACATGAACGGAGAAGTCACCGGCCACTG GTATGGATATGTTGCCCCGGAGGATGTACCGTTATTGCTTCAACAACATATCATGAAAGGGGAGATTATAGACTCATTATGGAG GGGTCAGATGGGTTTATCCGAAGACGAGCAAATAACAAAGCAAGAACAAAGGCTTCTGCTGAATGGCATAGGGAAATTAGAAGAAAGCTCCACACCAAATGGATCTCGAGACAATTTCGCAAGCTGCTGCCAATCAAACGGTGTAAGCTGCTGCCAAGAAAACGGAGACTTCTCCTTTTGTCAGAGTCAGGTGTCAGTGGATAACAAAACGATCCCCGACGTCATTGAGACCGAGATAAATCTTTCACCTGATAATAATAAGAGCAACGGAACAGCGATTTCTCGGATCAACAGCGGGAAAGGAACTTCACGCAGGTTTCATACTATGACAGCATGGCTCGACGGCTGGGAGCAAGAAGATACTTACGCCGCTCTAGCCGTTGTATGTGCTGCAGCATCGGTCGCCATTGCCTATAACTGCTACAAACAGCTGACATAA
- the LOC127117570 gene encoding WEB family protein At5g55860, with the protein MHEYSLFTLHSSNCLTLLAYATFLIQPIFHIFIFSVGLKLQRIFTLYIKKATMVARIRKSVTESHNSTKPVVGEVDTNPPIQSVKDAVYLFDEGAFSGENPIIKKSKSKSYSVVESVWAKETKLHLAQKELNRLKTQLKNAEATKAEVLVELEKAKTTVMDLKQKLKVLSESRELAIQATEAAKSQVKQLKEEKSGNLNVINGTSKEVLEAVGQRYKSIIIELDDAKQELRKIRQECLESVEARVSAFKQAEEARDAIETNEERAHELFNEILAVQESIRQMKVESVEVDQQKKEILVEKNVLNQSYEPGLEEYEKNLLALNMDFSSKLTKNLEVKLTDKISEISALQKEIENKKTSDFESVKTLTLVLNGAKESLQKLSEEEESLRCLVEALRLDLEYVKREHSELKEKECKTGSILRNLRDELEKRQFELDIYLAEESEVRLSSEKMISMLNQLSDETDKARREAEDMKLYALELKVEAELTKRSLEEAEKKLKVALEEVEAAKAAEASILDQIKDLSEKANAARNSVSESGARITISREEFDSLHRMVEEFDKLASSKEASATALIEAAKASEIEALKKLEETQKEIENIKKMTHEVLRKTEMAEAAKNAVETELKRWRERDHEKAAETAARILAVTPISSRRRSRFQKQNSTPRSMEVRKLEKGKGSFSKKTLLPSFSRIFSRKKSMKFERGVPSYLPGESPL; encoded by the exons ATATTTTCATTTTCAGT GTTGGTTTGAAACTTCAAAGGATATTTACTTTATATATTAAGAAAGCTACAATGGTAGCTAGAATAAGGAAAAGTGTTACTGAGTCTCATAATTCAACAAAACCAGTTGTTGGAGAGGTTGATACTAATCCACCGATTCAATCTGTTAAAGATGCTGTTTATCTATTTGATGAAGGTGCTTTCTCTGGTGAAAATCCTATCATTAAGAAGTCTAAATCTAAATCTTATTCTGTTGTTGAG AGTGTTTGGGCGAAGGAGACAAAACTTCACTTAGCACAGAAAGAGCTGAACAGATTAAAGACGCAACTGAAAAACGCGGAAGCTACCAAGGCTGAAGTTCTAGTGGAGCTTGAAAAGGCCAAAACAACTGTTATGGATCTGAAACAAAAACTTAAAGTTCTCAGTGAATCTCGTGAATTAGCGATTCAGGCGACAGAAGCTGCAAAGAGTCAAGTGAAGCAGCTTAAAGAAGAAAAAAGTGGTAATCTTAATGTTATCAATGGTACTTCGAAAGAAGTGTTGGAAGCTGTGGGTCAGAGGTATAAATCTATTATTATAGAACTTGATGATGCGAAGCAGGAACTGAGGAAAATTCGTCAGGAGTGTTTGGAATCGGTGGAAGCAAGAGTTTCTGCTTTCAAGCAAGCTGAAGAAGCTAGAGATGCGATAGAGACGAATGAAGAACGGGCGCATGAGCTTTTCAATGAAATTTTAGCTGTACAAGAATCAATTCGACAAATGAAGGTTGAATCTGTTGAAGTTGATCAACAGAAAAAAGAGATATTAGTTGAGAAAAATGTTCTGAACCAGTCGTATGAACCCGGCCTTGAAGAATACGAAAAGAACTTGCTTGCTTTAAACATGGATTTTAGTTCGAAACTCACGAAAAATCTTGAAGTGAAGCTTACTGATAAAATTAGTGAGATATCAGCTCTTCAAAAGGAGATTGAAAATAAAAAGACTTCAGATTTCGAATCAGTGAAAACTCTCACCTTGGTGCTTAATGGTGCTAAGGAATCGCTGCAGAAATTATCCGAAGAAGAAGAGTCTCTTAGATGCTTGGTGGAAGCTCTTAGGTTGGATTTGGAGTATGTAAAAAGAGAGCACTCAGAATTGAAGGAGAAAGAATGCAAAACTGGATCCATTCTTAGGAATCTGCGCGATGAGCTCGAGAAACGACAGTTTGAGCTTGATATCTACCTGGCTGAAGAATCTGAAGTTAGACTTTCATCTGAGAAAATGATCTCGATGTTGAATCAGTTGTCTGATGAAACTGATAAGGCACGGCGAGAAGCAGAAGATATGAAGCTCTATGCACTCGAATTGAAGGTAGAAGCTGAACTCACCAAACGTTCGCTTGAAGAAGCAGAAAAGAAGCTCAAAGTAGCATTAGAAGAAGTAGAAGCGGCGAAAGCAGCAGAGGCGAGTATTCTTGATCAGATTAAAGACTTATCTGAGAAGGCTAATGCTGCTCGCAACTCAGTGTCTGAATCTGGTGCTAGAATTACAATCTCAAGGGAGGAATTCGATTCCTTACACCGCATGGTTGAGGAGTTTGATAAACTAGCGAGCAGCAAAGAGGCTTCTGCGACAGCGCTCATCGAAGCTGCAAAGGCTAGTGAGATCGAGGCTCTCAAAAAGTTAGAGGAAACTCAGAAAGAGATTGAGaatataaagaaaatgacacaCGAGGTGTTGAGAAAGACCGAGATGGCTGAAGCAGCAAAGAATGCTGTGGAGACTGAGCTTAAAAGGTGGCGCGAGAGAGATCATGAGAAAGCAGCAGAAACCGCGGCTCGAATATTGGCTGTAACACCAATCTCGTCTCGTCGGAGAAGCAGGTTTCAAAAGCAGAATTCAACTCCAAGAAGTATGGAGGTAAGGAAGTTGGAAAAAGGGAAGGGTTCATTTTCAAAGAAAACTCTATTGCCTAGTTTTAGTAGAATCTTTAGCAGGAAGAAAAGCATGAAGTTTGAAAGAGGAGTTCCTTCTTACCTTCCAGGTGAGAGTCCTTTGTGA